A portion of the Salmo trutta chromosome 1, fSalTru1.1, whole genome shotgun sequence genome contains these proteins:
- the LOC115208092 gene encoding toll-like receptor 13 encodes MRAMFSHPAVLFLWIQCTSGWMHPKCQIYDSGDDLGDFPTWSCNYLPRHAEHYTAACKYVTAIEEDLLGLPPNINTFCISMANGENRSMSLGFFSQFQDLEYLYIKGCFTQILPSGKSHLPNLQYLHLDGMGSGCCDCHIGPHTFRDLVKLSNLTVWGYRLSAMAPDVFHGMTHLQSLIISEPCVDDLSEILCRIMNIKSLIKLNIEAPEIQSLNQSNCSILNTNESMKPVFNNLAISDLLFGEITHIEEGSLAWLQNLTGLSGAFSQEVLLRLPLSGIQQIQYFSCSGSNEIDIESICSVVFLLSIKKIYFHNANISSLSMSSVELCIGLEYMYLHRSDYFLSTPYLEWHFISGLKNLIQLTINGLKDNRLDICSFQKQPIKWLKKLTLGLNELQMLFAKQFSCLANLQYLDLADNLISNIEDFAFLGLTNLESLDIGINNITQINTNTFFGLQLTKLTLRLNKLHMLFAKQFSFLVKLQYLDLTHNLISNIEDFAFLGLTNLESLDITRNKITQINANTFFGLHSLTWLDLRNNPLIHNIEAMSFTHLTSLRQVFLGQFNNPLTEPVIKLNLTLIFGGILSQLTHLYISSAMRPMQLIIGSNITSKQNLSLQLKGQTVSFQDCDRPFFQSVTHLHADAEEFLCGSEFMGKYFTSVETFDYRSKLSAKSVDLTSINQLIHLRKLTLHQVDLLIQRSADSIFHNLTKLEFLELDNCKIYSLEGSLTKDFKSLKTLYLCIENIYNVFYSFIEPLSSLKYLILPQIQIFCSCDNAWLITWAKGYRQVEVIMFTPYTNPVMSALEDLICLSDNGIDTPNFVKYTEANCTTDVGFVLFAATGLGVLFFMLVVLVHNLAGPYLLPLYHITFGWLSEAMRSNTRGRYHYDAFVSYSGKDESWVVEELLPNLEQRGPPFLRLCLHSRDFQLGKDIVENITDSLYLSRHTLCLVSRHYLRSNWCSLEMKLATSRLQVEQRDILLLVFLEKIPPRRLSAHHRLARLVKTRTYLDWPQDSDQHQAFWDRLWAKLSEA; translated from the coding sequence ATGAGAGCTATGTTTTCCCACCCTGCCGTCCTGTTCCTGTGGATTCAGTGTACTAGTGGATGGATGCATCCTAAATGCCAGATTTATGACAGTGGTGATGACTTGGGAGACTTTCCCACCTGGTCCTGCAACTACCTACCTCGTCATGCAGAACATTACACTGCTGCCTGTAAATATGTCACAGCCATCGAGGAGGATCTACTTGGACTTCCCCCTAATATCAATACCTTCTGCATATCTATGGCAAATGGCGAAAATAGATCCATGTCTCTGGGTTTTTTCTCTCAGTTTCAGGATCTGGAGTACCTGTACATTAAGGGCTGTTTTACTCAAATCCTTCCATCTGGGAAAAGCCACCTTCCAAATCTGCAGTATTTACATTTGGATGGAATGGGCTCTGGGTGCTGTGATTGTCATATTGGGCCTCATACATTCAGAGATCTAGTCAAGCTGAGTAATTTGACCGTATGGGGTTATAGACTATCAGCAATGGCCCCAGATGTTTTCCATGGCATGACTCATTTACAAAGTCTCATCATTAGTGAACCCTGTGTAGATGATTTGTCAGAGATACTATGCAGAATAATGAATATAAAGTCACTTATAAAGCTAAATATAGAAGCACCAGAGATACAATCGTTAAACCAATCAAACTGCTCCATCTTAAATACCAACGAAAGCATGAAACCTGTTTTTAACAATCTAGCAATCTCTGACTTATTATTtggtgaaataacacatatagaggAAGGTTCACTGGCTTGGCTCCAGAACCTCACAGGATTATCTGGGGCTTTCAGCCAGGAAGTCCTACTGCGTCTTCCCCTGTCTGGGATTCAGCAAATCCAGTACTTCAGTTGCTCTGGTAGCAATGAAATAGATATTGAAAGTatctgtagtgtagtgtttttgctttcaatcaagaaaatatattttcacaATGCCAATATAAGCAGCCTCTCTATGTCCAGTGTTGAATTGTGCATTGGGCTAGAATATATGTATTTACATAGATCTGACTATTTCCTTTCTACTCCATATTTGGAATGGCATTTTATTTCCGGTCTCAAAAACCTTATTCAATTAACAATAAATGGCCTGAAAGATAACAGACTTGATATTTGCTCCTTCCAAAAACAACCaataaaatggttaaaaaaattgaCTTTAGGGTTGAACGAGCTACAAATGCTTTTTGCTAAACAATTTAGCTGTCTTGCTAACCTGCAGTATTTGGATTTAGCAGATAATTTAATTTCAAACATTGAAGACTTTGCTTTCCTGGGACTGACAAATCTGGAATCCTTAGACATTGGAATAAATAATATTACACAGATAAATACAAACACATTTTTTGGTTTACAACTGACAAAACTGACTTTAAGGTTGAACAAGCTACACATGCTTTTTGCTAAACAATTTAGCTTTCTTGTTAAGCTGCAGTATCTGGACTTAACACATAATTTAATTTCAAACATTGAAGACTTTGCTTTCCTGGGATTGACAAATCTGGAGTCCTTAGACATTACAAGAAATAAGATAACACAGATAAATGCAAACACATTTTTTGGTTTACATAGTTTGACATGGTTAGACCTCAGGAACAATCCACTTATTCACAACATTGAGGCGATGTCTTTCACACACCTCACGTCTCTAAGACAAGTGTTTCTCGGGCAATTTAACAATCCACTAACAGAACCTGTGATCAAGCTGAATCTGACACTTATATTTGGTGGCATTCTGAGTCAGCTGACCCATCTGTACATTAGTTCAGCTATGAGGCCAATGCAACTGATTATCGGCAGTAACATCACATCTAAACAGAACCTGAGTCTCCAGCTCAAAGGCCAGACGGTGTCATTTCAGGACTGTGACAGACCCTTCTTTCAGTCTGTAACCCATCTTCATGCTGATGCTGAAGAATTCCTTTGTGGATCTGAATTCATGGGAAAGTACTTCACGTCTGTGGAGACATTTGACTACAGATCTAAGCTTTCAGCTAAAAGTGTTGATTTAACATCAATTAATCAGCTGATTCACCTGAGGAAACTGACTCTACATCAGGTGGATCTTTTAATACAGCGTTCTGCCGACAGCATTTTTCACAACCTGACCAAACTGGAGTTTCTGGAACTTGACAACTGCAAGATTTATTCTTTGGAGGGAAGTTTAACTAAAGACTTTAAATCCTTGAAAACATTGTATTTGTGTATCGAGAACATTTATAATGTCTTCTACAGCTTTATTGAACCTCTCTCTAGCCTTAAGTATTTGATACTTCCTCAGATCCAGATCTTTTGCAGTTGTGACAATGCTTGGCTCATTACATGGGCCAAAGGGTACAGGCAGGTTGAAGTGATCATGTTTACTCCGTATACTAATCCCGTTATGTCTGCTTTGGAGGACTTGATATGCTTGTCGGACAATGGAATAGACACACCTAATTTTGTCAAGTACACAGAAGCCAACTGCACAACAGATGTGGGCTTTGTGCTCTTTGCTGCGACTGGCCTGGGAGTCCTGTTCTTCATGCTGGTGGTGTTGGTCCATAACCTGGCCGGCccctacctcctccccctctaccacATCACCTTTGGCTGGCTGTCGGAGGCCATGCGATCCAACACCAGGGGGCGCTACCACTATGATGCGTTTGTCTCCTATAGCGGGAAGGACGAAAGTTGGGTGGTGGAGGAGCTGCTTCCCAATCTGGAGCAGAGGGGTCCTCCTTTCCTGCGCCTCTGTCTGCACAGCAGGGACTTCCAGCTGGGGAAGGACATTGTGGAGAACATCACAGACAGCCTTTACCTGAGCCGCCACACCCTCTGCCTAGTCAGCCGCCACTACCTGCGCAGTAACTGGTGCTCCCTGGAGATGAAGCTGGCCACCTCCAGGCTGCAGGTGGAGCAAAGGGACATCCTCCTCCTGGTCTTCCTGGAGAAGATCCCCCCTCGCCGGCTTTCTGCCCACCACAGGCTGGCTCGCCTGGTGAAGACCAGGACTTATCTGGACTGGCCCCAGGACTCCGATCAGCACCAGGCATTCTGGGACAGACTGTGGGCTAAACTGTCTGAAGCGTGA
- the LOC115198921 gene encoding vegetative cell wall protein gp1-like — MCVPPQPSTLSPQPSTLSPQPSAPSPQPPALSPQPSALNPQPPTLSPQPSAPNPQPSTLSPQPSALNPQPSTLSPQPSAPNPQPSTLSPQPSAPSPQPPALSPQPSALNPQPPTLSPQPSALNPQPSALSPQPPALNPQPPTLSPQPSALNPQPSALSPQPSTLSPQPSAPNPQPSTLSPQPPALNPQPPTLSPQPSAPNPQPSTLSPQPSAPSPQPPALSPQPSALNPQPPTLSPQPSALNPQPSALSPQPPALNPQPPTLSPQPSALNPQPSAPSPQPSAPNPQPPTLSPQPSALSPQPPALNPQPPTLSPQPSAPNPQPPALSPQPSPSALSPQPPALKPQPSLSP, encoded by the exons ATGTGTGTTCC CCCCCAGCCCTCAACCCTCAGCCCCCAGCCCTCAACCCTCAGCCCCCAACCCTCAGCCCCCAGCCCTCAGCCCCCAGCCCTCAGCCCCCAACCCTCAGCCCTCAACCCTCAGCCCCCAACCCTCAGCCCCCAGCCCTCAGCCCCCAACCCTCAGCCCTCAACCCTCAGCCCCCAACCCTCAGCCCTCAACCCTCAGCCCTCAACCCTCAGCCCCCAGCCCTCAGCCCCCAACCCTCAGCCCTCAACCCTCAGCCCCCAACCCTCAGCCCCCAGCCCTCAGCCCCCAGCCCTCAGCCCCCAACCCTCAGCCCTCAACCCTCAGCCCCCAACCCTCAGCCCCCAACCCTCAGCCCTcaaccctcagccctcagcccttaGCCCTCAGCCCCCAGCCCTCAACCCTCAGCCCCCAACCCTCAGCCCCCAACCCTCAGCCCTcaaccctcagccctcagccctcagcccccagcCCTCAACCCTCAGCCCCCAACCCTCAGCCCCCAACCCTCAGCCCTcaaccctcagccctcagcccccagcCCTCAACCCTCAGCCCCCAACCCTCAGCCCCCAACCCTCAGCCCCCAACCCTCAGCCCTCAACCCTCAGCCCCCAACCCTCAGCCCCCAGCCCTCAGCCCCCAGCCCTCAGCCCCCAACCCTCAGCCCTCAACCCTCAGCCCCCAACCCTCAGCCCCCAACCCTCAGCCCTcaaccctcagccctcagcccttaGCCCTCAGCCCCCAGCCCTCAACCCTCAGCCCCCAACCCTCAGCCCCCAACCCTCAGCCCTcaaccctcagccctcagcccccagcCCTCAACCCTCAGCCCCCAACCCTCAGCCCCCAACCCTCAGCCCTcaaccctcagccctcagccctcagcccccagcCCTCAACCCTCAGCCCCCAACCCTCAGCCCCCAACCCTCAGCCCCCAACCCTCAGCCCCCAGCCCTCAGCCCCCAGCCCTCA ccctcagcccttaGCCCTCAGCCCCCAGCCCTCAAACCTCAGCCCTCCCTCAGCCCTTAG